The bacterium genome includes the window GTTTCACGAGCAGCAGGCGGCCCTCCCGCTCGAGGATGACCGCGACGGAAGGAATCGGATTTAAATAAACGACGTGCCCACACTGAGTACAGACGGGCCGCGGACGACCATCGCACTCCGACATGCCGAGAGATCCACCGCACTGGGAGCAATACTTCGGGTGTGGCGTCATATCAATTGTCCGTCGCCTCGCGGAACTTCATCAGACTTCCAACGCAGAATCGGAATCGGTACCGATCGCCGGCAACAATCCCAGCTTCATGGCGGTTCTGGCCGCGGCTCGCTGTTCGGCGGAGCGTTTCGTCTTACCTTCGCCGCGTCCGTGAACCACTCCATTGATGAGGACTTCGACCACGAACATCTTCTCATGATCCGGGCCGGATTCCTCACGCAGTGCATACACGGGTGCAGACCACTGTTGGGCTTGAACATGCTCGAGAATCAGGCTCTTGTAGTTGACGTACTCCTTTTGCCTTACGATCTCCCGCCAACCGCCCAAGAGATGATCCTCCACGAACTCACGGGCGGCATCCCGCCCACCGTCAAGATAGATGGCTCCCACCAGCGCTTCAAAGGCATCTTCCAGAATGGAGGGACGATCCCGACCACCGGTTCGCTCTTCGTTCGGACTCAAGAGGATGTAGTTGCCCAATTCGATTTTGCGAGCGGTGCGAACGAGAACCGAGCCGCTGGCGATGATCGAGCGCAGCTTGGTCAGTTCCCCCTCGGCCATGTCGGGAAAGAGCCGGTAGAAATACTCGGCGATGATGAAGTCCAAGACGGCGTCGCCGAGAAACTCGAGTCGTTCGTTAGACTCGGACCGATCCTCGTTCAGAATCGGCAACATGGACCGGTGTTTGAGTGCGGCCACCAGCAAGGATTTGTCACGAAACCGATATCCGATGGAGGATTGCAGCATTCGCACGCGTTGGAGGATTTCACGCGGGATTCGGCGATGCTTGCGTCCGAGGATAGCGGCGACCCAGGAAATCATCGAATCCTTGACCTACATAGCTCGGTAACCCGGTTTCGCAACGACGAGCGACGAATTATGGCCGCCGAAGCCAAACGAGTTGGACATTGCCACGTTGACGGTTCGTTGTTCAGCCTTATTCGGCACACAATACAGGTCACAGGCGGGGTCCTGATTCTCGAGGTTGATCGTCGGCGGAATTACGTCGCGTTTCGTCGCAAGAATCGCGGCGATAGCCTCCACCGCCCCGGCAGCGCCCAGGCAGTGCGCAGTCATGGACTTGGTGGAAGACACGCACAGCTTGTCGGCATAATCGCCGAACAGGCGACGGATCGCCTTGCATTCGGCCGGATCGCCGACATCCGTCGAGGTTCCATGCATGTTGATGTAGTCCACCTGCTCCACTCCCAAGCCCGCGTCCTTCAGGGCCGCCGTCATGGCGCGCTTCGCACCCTCGCCGTCCACGTGGGGAGCCGTGATGTGGTAGGCGTCGCCGCTGGCACCCATGCCCAATAGCTCGGCGTGGATCGTTGCACCCCGTTTGCGGGCGTGTTCGAGTTCCTCCAACACGACAATGCCGGCGCCCTCGCCCAGCACGAAGCCGTCGCGGTCCCGGTCGAAGGGGCGGCTGGCTCGATGCGGTTCATCGTTCCGCGTGGAGATCGCCTTTAAGGCATTGAAGCCGCCCACTCCCATGTGGTTGATAGGCGCTTCTGAGCCGCCGGTGACCATGATGTCCGTTTCCCCGGCTTGAATAAGCCGGCCCGCCACATGAATGGCATGGGCGGCCGTTGCACAGGCGGATACCACCGCGAAGTTCGGTCCTTTCAACCCAAAGAGGATCGAAATGTGACCGGCGACGATATCCGGGATCATCATCGGTACAAAGAACGGCGACATTCGGCGAGGGCCCTTTTCGAAGAAGACCTTGCACTGTTCTTCGAAGACCTGCATTCCACCGATGCCGCTGCCGACGATAACTCCCACCGATTCGGCCGGGGAATTCCTGTTTTCGTCCAGCAGACCTGCATCCTTCAATGCTTCATGCGCCGCGATGATTCCGAATTGCGTGAAGCGTTCCATTCGACGAGCTTCCTTGGGTTCAATGGCGATGCTCGGGTCGAAGTTCTTCACTTCATGGGCAAACGTCGTGGCGAATCCGGCGGGATCGAACAGAGTAATCGGACCCGCGCCGCTGGTTCCGCTGCACAATGACTGCCAGAACGTCGGAACGTCATTCCCCACGGGTGAAACGACGCCCATGCCGGTGATGACTATCCGTCGTTTCATATCGGATTCCTTGTGAATCACGCGTTCTCGGCGAGTTTTTTATTGAGGTACTCGTAGGCCGTCCCGACGGTTTTCATCGTCTCGGCATCCTGGTCAGGGATCTCCAGTTTGAACTCTTCCTCAAAGGCCATAACCAGTTCCACCAGGTCCAGCGAGTCGGCACCGAGATCCTCAACGAAACTGGCGTTGGGAGTGACACTTGCCTCGTCCACTTGAAGGCGATCCGCGATAATTTTGCGGACTTTGCTTTCGAGTTCGTTGTCTGCCATGAAAGTAGTCTCCGGGTTTAATTGGCGAAAGGAGTTGGGTGGAGGAACGGATTAGGTATGCAAACCCCCGTCCACCACGATCACTTGGCCCGTAATATAGTCCGACTCGGGCGAAACCAAGAAGGCACACGCACGGGCGACATCCAGCGGCGTGCCCAGGCAATTCAGGGGAATGGATTTCAGATAGGCTTCCCGCACTTCCGGCGAGAGCCCCTGCGTCATTTCGGTTTCGATGAATCCCGGCGCAACGGCGTTGACGCGGACTCCTCGCCCGCCGAGTTCTTTCGCAATACTCTTGGTGAAGCCGATGATCCCGGCTTTGGACGCCGAGTAGTTGCTCTGACCGGCATTGCCCATGATACCGACCACGGAAGCGATGTTGACGATTTTACCGTAGCGCGCGCGCATCATGGGTTTGATGGCCGCTTTGGTGCAGACGAACGCGCCCTTGAGATTCACGGCAAGAACACGATCCCAGTCCGCTTCGGACATTCGCATCAGCAGTCCGTCGCGAGTGATTCCGGCGTTGTTCACAACGGCGGTAAGCCCGCCAAGATCGTCCACGCAACGTTGTACGATCCGTTCGGCGCCAATGCCATCGGTTACATCGAGAACCTCCGCCAGCACGCGGACGGCATATTTCGCCGCGAGTTCGTCGGCAGTGGCCTTGATTTCCTTTTCGAGAACGTCCGTCAGCGCGAGCTTCGCTCCCTGCGAAGCGAACTCGTCGGCAATGGCCTTGCCGATCCCGCGAGCGGCTCCCGTTACCCACACCGTCTTTCCGTCAAGAGTACCGGCCATGATACCTACTACGTTGTAGCCGTGGTTTTTTGGATCTCTTCAACGTTTCCGACCGTGATAGCGGTTGTGCCTTCGACGGTTCTCTTCAGGAGACCGGAGAGAACGTTCCCGCTCCCGATTTCGTACCATTCGTCCATTTCCATCG containing:
- the rnc gene encoding ribonuclease III, translating into MISWVAAILGRKHRRIPREILQRVRMLQSSIGYRFRDKSLLVAALKHRSMLPILNEDRSESNERLEFLGDAVLDFIIAEYFYRLFPDMAEGELTKLRSIIASGSVLVRTARKIELGNYILLSPNEERTGGRDRPSILEDAFEALVGAIYLDGGRDAAREFVEDHLLGGWREIVRQKEYVNYKSLILEHVQAQQWSAPVYALREESGPDHEKMFVVEVLINGVVHGRGEGKTKRSAEQRAAARTAMKLGLLPAIGTDSDSALEV
- the fabF gene encoding beta-ketoacyl-ACP synthase II; amino-acid sequence: MKRRIVITGMGVVSPVGNDVPTFWQSLCSGTSGAGPITLFDPAGFATTFAHEVKNFDPSIAIEPKEARRMERFTQFGIIAAHEALKDAGLLDENRNSPAESVGVIVGSGIGGMQVFEEQCKVFFEKGPRRMSPFFVPMMIPDIVAGHISILFGLKGPNFAVVSACATAAHAIHVAGRLIQAGETDIMVTGGSEAPINHMGVGGFNALKAISTRNDEPHRASRPFDRDRDGFVLGEGAGIVVLEELEHARKRGATIHAELLGMGASGDAYHITAPHVDGEGAKRAMTAALKDAGLGVEQVDYINMHGTSTDVGDPAECKAIRRLFGDYADKLCVSSTKSMTAHCLGAAGAVEAIAAILATKRDVIPPTINLENQDPACDLYCVPNKAEQRTVNVAMSNSFGFGGHNSSLVVAKPGYRAM
- a CDS encoding acyl carrier protein — protein: MADNELESKVRKIIADRLQVDEASVTPNASFVEDLGADSLDLVELVMAFEEEFKLEIPDQDAETMKTVGTAYEYLNKKLAENA
- the fabG gene encoding 3-oxoacyl-[acyl-carrier-protein] reductase, with protein sequence MAGTLDGKTVWVTGAARGIGKAIADEFASQGAKLALTDVLEKEIKATADELAAKYAVRVLAEVLDVTDGIGAERIVQRCVDDLGGLTAVVNNAGITRDGLLMRMSEADWDRVLAVNLKGAFVCTKAAIKPMMRARYGKIVNIASVVGIMGNAGQSNYSASKAGIIGFTKSIAKELGGRGVRVNAVAPGFIETEMTQGLSPEVREAYLKSIPLNCLGTPLDVARACAFLVSPESDYITGQVIVVDGGLHT